The Thermosynechococcus sp. CL-1 genomic interval GACATCGCCTCACCGAAGGGCGTGATCCGTGCTTGCTTGGCCGTTGGCCTACTTACTCCAGAGGAAGGCCGTTTAGCGCTAAAAATGGTGGATGATCGCAACTTAGCCGTCCACACCTACAATGAGACCTTGGCAGATGCAATTTTCTCGCGGTTAGCACAGCACGCGATGCTCATGGATCGCTGGTTAGCTGCCCTCGCAGCAGGAGGATTAGAGGATTGAAAATACGGATTTGGTGTGCGGCACAGCCAAGGGAAGCCGAACTGTCTGCGGATCAAGTCGTGACCCAAGTGGTACCCCTGCTGCAACAGTGCCAAGACAGTGCCGAGATTGCCATTTGTCCCCTCGATGCCCCGATCGCGATCGCTCCCCAACCGCAGGTGCTAGACTATAGCCTCACCCATTGGGCAGCATCCGAGCTTTGGCAGCAGTGTCAAGCTTTGCCTGCCTTGGTTACCCAGTGGGGGATACGAACCAGCACAGGGGGTCTCTATCAGTTGCCACTAGCGCAAACGGCAAAGGGAACCCTCTTTGGCGAAATCATTGGCTGCCTTGAAGGGACATGGCAGTTACCCATCCATGCCAGCGATCGCCAGCGACAAACCCTCTATGACCTCGGACGGCGACTCCTAGATCACTTACAGGCACCGGTGGGCTGCTATTTTCTGCAATTTGGCTGGCAGGGGGAAGTGATCTTTGAGCAGCTGTGGCCTTTTCCAACCGTGGCGGCTCTAGCCAGTATTGGTGTGCAAACCCCCGACTGGTTGACGGCTCACTACCAGTGTCTCAGGGGGAACCCATTGCGGGATGTGCGGATTCCTGCTCGCGACACAGTGCGACGATTAGAATAGAGAGCGCAGCGTTTGGCAAGGTGAAGCGTGAAGATTGTCCGCCGGCGGCTAGTGGGTTGGCAAGCGGTCTATGACATTGGTTTAGCTGGGGATCACAATTTTCTCTTGGCCAATGGAGCGATCGCCGCCAATTGCTTCAACAAGTCCCACTCCACGGCCTACGGCTATGTGACCTATCAAACCGCCTTTCTCAAGGCCAACTTTCCCGTCGAGTACATGGCCGCCTTGCTCACGGCGAATAGTGGCGACCAAGACAAGGTACAGCGCTATATTGCCACTTGCCTGAGCATGGGGATTGAGGTTCTTCCCCCCGATGTGAATCGCTCGGATATTGACTTTACGCCCGTGGGGGACAAAATTCTTTTTGGTCTGTCGGCAGTGCGCAATGTCGGTCAGGGGGTGATTGAGGCCATTTTACAGGCACGGGCAGAGGGGGGCGCCTTTCAAAGTTTGGCGGATTTTTGCGAACGGGTTCCGCGTGCGGGGGGCGATAGCCGCATTCTCAACCGTCGTGCCCTTGAATCCCTCATTGCCTGTGGTGCCATGGATAGTCTCCATCCCCAGCGCAACCGTAACCAACTGATGCAGGATCTCCCCCTTGTGCTGGAGTGGGCACAGGCGCGCGCCAAGGATCGGGCGGTGGGGCAAGTCAACCTCTTTGATATGTTGCCTAGTGGCTCCGGCAATGAATTCGGCGGTAGCTATGACCCAGCCCCCAGTGCGCCCCCAGTTGATGATTTGCCGGATGCCGAAAAGCTCCGCCAAGAAAAAGACCTGCTGGGATTTTATGTGTCGAACCATCCCCTCAAAGATATTCACCGACCAGCGGCCATGATTGCCCCTATTAGCTTGGCGGATCTCGAGCAGTACACAGGTCAAGGGATGGTGAGTGTCATTGCCCTGCTGACGGGACTCAAGCCCATTACCACCAAGCGCGGCGAGCGAATGGCCATTGTCCAGTTGGAAGACCTCACGGGCCAGGCAGAGGCCGTGGTTTTTCCCAAAGCCTACGAGCGGATTCATGGCCAATTGCAGCTTGATCATCGGCTACTGCTGTGGGGCACCCTAGAGATGCGCGACGATCGCCCCCAACTCCTTATTGAAGATGCCGAACCCCTTGAAGAAGTGAAACTGGTGCTTGTGGATTTGCCTGTTGAGCAAGCGGGGGACATTCAAGCCCAAAGTCGCCTCTCGGAAGTGCTCAAACAACAGGTGGGTGACATGCCCAAGGTGCCGGTGGTGGTCAAAGTGACCGATGGCTACCATGCCCAGTACGTGCGCCTAGGACCGCAGTTTCGCGTTGAAGATGCCGATCGCGCCCGCCATGCCCTTACCAGTGCCGGTTTTCACGCCCAAGCCAGTGAACTGCTGAGCCTCAAGCTCTAGGCAAAGACATCACTAAAGAAGGCAATGGCTTCTCCAAGGGCAGCAATAAACTGATCAATTTCAGCACGGGTGTTGTAGAAATAGAGGCTGGCTCGTGCCGTGGACTGAACCCCTAAATAGCGGTGCAAGGGCTGTGTGCAGTGGTGTCCTGCGCGGATGGCAATCCCCGACTGATCAAGGATGGTCGAGAGATCGTGGGGATGCACCTCACCAACGGTAAAGCTGGCCAAGGCAGCGCGATCGCCCGATTTGGGGCCATACACTGTGACACCGGGAAGCTCTTGGAGGCGTTCAAAGAGATAAGCCGTCAGTTCCTGTTCGTAGGCATGGATGCGCTCCATTCCCCACTGACTCAGGTAATCCACCGCTGCACCAAGGGCGATCGCCTCCGCAATCGCTGGCGTTCCCGCTTCAAACTTGTGGGGAATATCCGCATAGGTGGCATGTTCAAAAAAGACATCGGCAATCATTTCGCCACCGCCCAAGAAGGGGGGCATTTGCCGCAGGAGTTCCGCGCGTCCCCAGAGGAAACCAATGCCCGTGGGTGCACACATTTTATGACCGGAGGCCACCAGCCAATCGCAGCCCAACTGCTGCACATCAATGGGGAGGTGAGGCACACTTTGGCAGGCATCCACCAGTACCCGCGCCCCCTTGGCATGGGCAAGACGCACAATCTCGGGAATCGGGTTGAGGCACCCCAGCGTGTTGGATACATGGGCGACGGCCACTAACCGCGTGCGATCGCTCAAAAGACTTGCGTAGTGGTCAAGATCAAACGTTTGCTCTGGCGTCAGTTCGACAAACTTGAGGCGAGCACCGGTTTTCTGAGCCACAAACTGCCACGGAATCAAATTACTGTGGTGCTCCATCACCGTCAGGATCATTTCATCCCCTGCCTGCAGCGTATTCATGCCCCAGCTATAGGCCACGAGGTTAATCGCCTCACTGGCATTGCGGGTATAGATAATCTCCTCGGCATGGGGGGCATTGACAAAACGCGCCACTTTTTCCCGTGCCCCTTCGTAGGCCGTGGTCGCCTCAGCACTCAGCGTGTGTACGCCCCGATGGACATTCGAGTTGTAGCGACGATAGTAGTCCTCAAGGGTATTGAGAACCGCCAAGGGCTTTTGGGAGGTGGCCGCATTATCAAAGTAAATCAACGGGCGATCGTGCACCTGTCGCGCCAAAATCGGAAAGTCAGCACGGCAAAGGTCAGCGAGGGAGCGGCTCGGGGCGATCGTCATAGTGGTTGTGGTGTGGTTGTGGTGACATCAGTAACATTCAGGAATTTCCTGGCAAGTCCCCACGGCATTTGCAGGGATACATTTCTCACTATACTCCCTTCCCCCTCGCAGAAGGTGGTTTGAGGCTGAACAGGAATAGCAAACCGCTATCTTGATCCCCGTGCAGAATAAATGTTATGAAATCTTGACATTTGATCCCTGCAAAAGACTAAACTGCGTATAAATTCCTAGAAGTATGCCCGAATTCCCTTGACGCCCCAAGACTTTTTTGCCAAAGATCAAGGGCAAAGGATAGCTCTGTCTATCAACCCACGATAAGGAGGCACCCATGCCGAAAGATCGCCCCCCTCTAGAAGAAATGACCTTGCGGCAGTTGCGGCGCGTCGCCAGTGAACTGCAAGTGTCCCGTTATAGCCGTATGCGCAAAGATCAACTCCTCGCTGCCATCCGTGAAAAGCAGGCGCAAGCCAACGGATCCACCACTACCATTTCTGTCCAACCTGTCCCCTCTAATCTGGAGTCGCAAGAAAAAGTGGAAGCAGCAAAATTTGACCTCGGTCCTGCTCAAGAGGATGTTCTCTTGGCCTCTGTAGATGAAGGCCTTGGGGATTTGCCGGGGGGCTATGGTGAAAGCCGCATTGTCCTCATGCCCCGGGATCCGCAGTGGGCCTACGCCTATTGGGATGTGCCCAACGAGCACCGCGAAGAATTGCGGCGGCAAGGGGGTCAGCAACTGGCTCTACGGCTCTACGATGCCACGAATATCAACCTCGATAGCCAAATTCCCCACAGTGTTCAGGAGTACCCCTGCGATGAGTTGGCGCGGGAGTGGTATCTGCCCATCCCCGTGAGCGATCGCGACTATGTGGTGGAAATTGGTTACCGCTGTGCCGATGGCCGCTGGTTGGTTCTAGCCCGTTCTGCCCCTGTGCATATTCCCCCCACCTACCCCTCAGATTGGGTCTGGGATCAATTCATTACGGTGGATTGGGATATGGATCTGCGGGGCAAAACCCTCTTTGATCTGGGGGCACCCTTGGCGGGCACTGCCGAACCCCATCCCATTTACGAAGGCATCTTTGCCATGGCCGAAGGAGCCGAAGCGCAGCGGGTGGCAGGTTCTCTCTTTGGTTCCATGCACCAAGTCCCCGGCTCCATCTCCCAGTTGCCCGAAATGGCCATCAGTTCCTACGTCTTCCCCTCGGGGGTTGGCCTATGGGCTGTGCCGACGGTCTCGGGTCTGACGATGTCGGGCGTTGGCTTCTCAGCTTCGGCGGCTCCCATTCGTCCCCGCAAATTCTGGTTGGTGGCAGATGCTGAACTCATTGTCTATGGGGCTACGGAGCCAGATGCCACCGTCACCATTGGTGGGCGCCCGATCAAACTCAATCCCGATGGCACCTTCCGCTTCCAGATGTCCTTCCAAGATGGCCTCATCGACTTCCCGATCTTGGCAGTGGCGGCAGATGGGGAACAAAACCGCGCCATTCACATGAAGTTCACCCGCGAAACCCCCGAACGTCGCACCAATACCAAGGAAGAAGCGGTGCTGGAGTGGCTAGCCTAAGCTAAGATGGTTAGCTCAATCCATGCCTTTCCCTCTGCCGATGGGTGGGGGGATTTTTTTAGGCACGCAAAAAGGCAAGCAGTTCACGATTGACTAGCCCCGGCACTTCCTGTTGTGCCCAGTGGCCACAGTCGGGCAGATATTTCAGCCGCCACGGTGCATGGATCCACGCTTCGATGCCATTGGCAAGGCTGGGTTGGGCGAGGGGATCATCGGCGCCCCAGAGAATCAGGGTGGGGCTGGTAATGGCTTCCGTGTGCTGTTGCAGTAGGTGCCACCACTGTTGGGGTGAAAAAAGATGGCGATAACTTTTGAGCACCGCAGCGATCGCCCCCGCTTTTTCAAGGGCGGCTTGATAGAGTTGCACAGTTTCTGCCGAGAAGGCAGCCTTGCGGATGGAGTAGCGTTGAAAGAGATCCTGTAAAAAACTCTGCAGATTATGCCCTAGCCAGTATTCCGCTAAGCCGGGGATGTGGCAGGCCAACAGTGGCCAGTTGCGCCAAAAATGCTCTACCTGTTGCCAGAGTTCCAGTCCCACACGGTAGGGGTGGGGGGTATTCAAGACGGCTAAATGCTGCACCCTCTGCGGAAAACGTGCCGCCACATGCCAAGCAATCAGGCCACCGCAATCATGACCGACAATGTGGGCGCGTTCATAGCCCAGTTCTTGGATCAGCGCCGTGACATCTTGGCTGAGGGTATCGAGATCATAGCCGTGGGCAGGCTTCTCGGAGTCATTGTAGCCCCGTAGATCTGGCACTACAACCTTGAAATGACGAGCCAGCACGGGAATTTGAAATCGCCAAGAGTACCAAAACTCTGGAAAGCCATGCAACAGAATCACAAGATCACCGCTGCCTTGGGTGACATAGTGCAGGCGTACTTGGTTAACGCTGAGGTACTGGTGTTGCCAACTAAGGGACGCTTCAGTCATTGAGGGTGGGGATCAAAGTAGAAGGAAAGTCCAGCTACTTTTAAGCTAGCACCGACAAAAGAACGAAGGATAGCCCCGACAGGGTTAAACCGCAGTGGGGATACGGACTTCCTTGAGGAGATTGGCCAGTTCTTGCAGTTGATTGATGGCCTCTGCCCCTTCGAGTTTCATGAGTTCGCGGTCATCGCGCATTTCAGTCCAAGTGATCCCATAGTCAGAGACCAAAAAGCGAATCAGGTGGTTGTCGGCCAAACTGACCATGAAGGAGGCACTGTTGAGTTCACCGCCACAGGTGTAGCAGGAGGCCATGTAGCCTCGATTTTCTAGGGCGATTGCCAGAGCTTGCAGGTTCAGCACTAAATCGCGAATAAACTGGCGGTGTTGTTCGGCTAAGCGGTAAAACATAGGACGATTCACTCCAAGCAATGAACAAAGTTATAGCACAGCTGCTAGGGAAATATTAAGACAATCTTAAGAAAGGGCAATGCTGTACCAACGTTGTTAAAACCCTGCAGCCATTTGTAAAATTTGATAGAAAAATCAGAAAAGCTAAAATTTGTTATCGAGACAATCTTATGAAAGAGGAGACTTGACAGCTGCCCGTTGGGGAGAGTCCTCTAGAGCGCGACTTTTACCTCTGGCTACCCCTTGCTTAACGTTTTAGCGGCTGTTGATTTGTTTTTGCTGCTGTACTCTTCATTTTACCTTTAATCTGCTTTAGGATTGGCTTTACGTTTCTAGGGTAGAGTAGCCCTAACGACACATTTTGCAAGACAATGCCAGCAAGCCCAATTGTTCCCGTTGCCCTTGCGGTTCTTTACCAAGGCGATCGCGTTCTCATGCAACTGCGAGATGATTATCCCCATATCTTGTATGCCGGCCACTGGGGACTTTTTGGCGGTCATCTTGAACCCGAAGAAGCACCGCTCGCGGGTGTCCAGCGGGAAGTCTATGAGGAGATTGGCTACTGCCCACCTCACCTCACCTTTTTTGGAGAGTACGGCGATCCCCAAGTGCATCGCTATATTTTCACAGGCCCTTTGACGTGTGCACTGGAAAACTTGGTACTCAACGAAGGACAGGGCATGGACTTGGTACCCTACGATTCTGTGGTGGCTGGGGTTCACTATGCCCAAACCCTCGGCGAAGATCGCCCCTTAGGCGCCATCCACCAGCGCATTCTGCTGGATTTCTTTGCTAGGAGAGAATCCCCCGTTTAAGCAGCAAACTGTTGCAGCACCCGTTCGGGGGTTCCCAGTCCTTGGACAGAGCGATCGAGATACAGCACCTGATCACAGGTTGCCCTTACCCGCTCCAAGTGATGGGAAATTTGTAAAATCGCCCAGCCCTCACTCACCTTGAGGGTCTCTAGGAGGTCATAAAATTGTTGCTCACCTCGGAGATCTAAGCCAGCGGGAGCTTCATCCAAAATCAGGAGACGACGGGGTTGCACCAAGCAATAGGCCAAGAGGGCGCGTTTTGTTTCGCCCCCGGAAAGGGAACTCATGGGTTGTGTCGCAAGATGCTCGAGGTGCAGGCGTTGGAGACTTTCCAAGATGGCGCGATCGCGCTGCTGTCGGTGCTGCCAAGGCCACTGCCACGTAGGTTGCCCCCAGCCCAAACCCACAAATTCAGCCACGGTGATCGGAATGCGTGGATCGCACTGAAAATTTTGCGGCAAGTAGGCTACCTGTTGGCGGACATAGGGGAGCGTGCGGCGATAGCCCATACCATAGCCCAAGAGGGTCACCCGCCCCTGCTGGTAGGGAATAATGCCCAAAATGGCTTGAATCAGGCTACTTTTGCCCGCCCCATTGGGACCAATAATGGCCATATTCGTATTGGCGGCGAGGGTAAAGGAGACATTTTCCACCACCCAGCGATCGCCCCGCCGCACTGAGAGGTTTGCCACCTCTAGCAGGTATTCGTTCACAGTGCTGCCCCTAACGGTCTATTCACCTGCATCCACCATGTCCCTACCACCGCGATCGCATCGGGACGACGATAGGCTTGCTGTTGCGCCCCAAAAGCCTCAGCCAGATTGCGAATGTTTTGCTCCATTCTTTGCAGGAAGTAGGTCGGCGTGAGATCAGCGGCAGTGGGAGCACGCTCTAGGGGATCAAACACACTCACTTTTACGCCCAAATCCTGCGCTAAACTGTCAAAGACCTGTTCTTGCCCCGGTTCCGTCAGGAGCGTTTTCAGATCACTTTGTTGCACCGCCTGCATCACCCGCTGCACATCCGCAGGTGAGGGATTAACCGACGGAATGCCCACGAGATAGATTGCTTTCAGGTTATAACTCTCGGCAAAATAGGGCGCCACATCGTGATAAACCACAAATGTTTTGCCCGCAAAGGGAGTGAGTTTTTCCCGGGCGAGGGCATCTAGGGCGTCTAACTCCTGAATAAAGGCGGCACTATTTTGCTTGTAGATGGCAGCCCCTTCGGGATCCACAGCAATCAGACCATCGCGAATGTTTTTCACCTGCTGCATGGCGCGCTGGGGATCTAGCCAAATGTGGGGATTGAATTCACCGTGGCTGTGACCGTGGTCATCATGAACGTGGTCGTGGTGGTGATCGTGATCATCCTTTTCGCTGGCAAGGGTGGCCACCCCCGCGCTGGTATCAATGATCTTGAGATTGGGATTGGCGGCATTTTCAATCAGTTTGTCTAAAAAGGTTTCCATCTCAAGGCCATTTTTGACCAAAACCCTTGCTGTGGCCAGCAGCCGCACATCCTCAGGCCGCGCTTGAAAGTCATGGGGGTCAATATTGGCCGGCAAGAGTTGCTCAACAGTGGCGCGATCGCCTGCGACCGCTTTTGTAAAGGCAGTGATGGGTAAGAAAGTCGTCACAATTGTGAATTGGGCTTCTGCCTGTGAGGTCTCCTGCTCCTGTGGCGACTGGGCTTGGGGGGCACAACTGCCCAAAAATACCCCCAGAGTTACCAGCAGCCCCCAGCGTTTAAGGTGAGCTTGGATAGCCATAGAGAAATAGATGAATGATAACCATTCTCATATTTGCACACTTAAGCAGGGAGAGCAAGCAAAAATAAAGGGGCAAGCCTCAACCTACCCCTGCGCAAAAACCAATTAGCGATCGCGAGTTTTTAGCCTTCAAGATTCAAGAACGGCAAGAGTGCCATGATCCGTGCCCGCTTAATGGCCACTGCCAGTTGTCGCTGTTGCTTGGCCGTGAGACCAGTCACCCGCCGCGGCAAGATTTTCCCCCGTTCAGTGATAAAACGCCGTAGTAAATCAACATCCTTGTAATCAATGGGCTGTCCAGGGGGAATGGGAGAAATGCGTCGCCGATAAAATGCCATAGCTGTCCTCTAATTACTTGATTTCTTTGTGAATGGTGTGCTTGTTGCAGTGGGGGCAAAATTTCTTCAGTTCTAACCGCCCTGTGGTGGTGCGACGATTTTTGGTGGTGGTGTAGCGAGATACGCCAGGCGATCGCTTGGCCGGATTAGTGCGACACTCTGTGCATTCTAGGGTGATAATGATTCTGGCGCCTTTTGCTTTAGCCATGGTCTTGCCTATCTATCCAGTGAGCCGATCTCTAATTATGGCAGATCTTTGCGGATTTTGCTCACCAATTCAATGAGCTTGCGATCAAGGGCAAAGCCCCGCTGGCAGCGATACACCTTTGTGCCGCCAAGGCGATCGTGGAGCGTGCGGTGCTCTTCATCAATCCACGCCAAGCTACAGTCAACGGCCAAGGGCAGTGCCAAAATAATCAGCGCCATACTCGGGCCATAGGACTCCCAGCCTGCCAATGTCAACAGTGCCCCGACACCAATCACCAGTTCTCGCTTGCTGAGGGAAAGGAGATCCGGTGTCCGCTGCCGCTGATCCAACAGGCGCACATTCATCAGCCAATGGCCGGGGCTTTGACCCTTATTGCGGTTCACCATTGCCACCCGCAGCAACCACCAAACGATGGCAAAAACA includes:
- a CDS encoding HI0074 family nucleotidyltransferase substrate-binding subunit, with product MDRLRERLVVAQRALATLQELPLGKRTDTIIRDAAIQRFEYTLEAVWKAAQLYLREREGLDIASPKGVIRACLAVGLLTPEEGRLALKMVDDRNLAVHTYNETLADAIFSRLAQHAMLMDRWLAALAAGGLED
- a CDS encoding OB-fold nucleic acid binding domain-containing protein, translating into MKIVRRRLVGWQAVYDIGLAGDHNFLLANGAIAANCFNKSHSTAYGYVTYQTAFLKANFPVEYMAALLTANSGDQDKVQRYIATCLSMGIEVLPPDVNRSDIDFTPVGDKILFGLSAVRNVGQGVIEAILQARAEGGAFQSLADFCERVPRAGGDSRILNRRALESLIACGAMDSLHPQRNRNQLMQDLPLVLEWAQARAKDRAVGQVNLFDMLPSGSGNEFGGSYDPAPSAPPVDDLPDAEKLRQEKDLLGFYVSNHPLKDIHRPAAMIAPISLADLEQYTGQGMVSVIALLTGLKPITTKRGERMAIVQLEDLTGQAEAVVFPKAYERIHGQLQLDHRLLLWGTLEMRDDRPQLLIEDAEPLEEVKLVLVDLPVEQAGDIQAQSRLSEVLKQQVGDMPKVPVVVKVTDGYHAQYVRLGPQFRVEDADRARHALTSAGFHAQASELLSLKL
- a CDS encoding SufS family cysteine desulfurase → MTIAPSRSLADLCRADFPILARQVHDRPLIYFDNAATSQKPLAVLNTLEDYYRRYNSNVHRGVHTLSAEATTAYEGAREKVARFVNAPHAEEIIYTRNASEAINLVAYSWGMNTLQAGDEMILTVMEHHSNLIPWQFVAQKTGARLKFVELTPEQTFDLDHYASLLSDRTRLVAVAHVSNTLGCLNPIPEIVRLAHAKGARVLVDACQSVPHLPIDVQQLGCDWLVASGHKMCAPTGIGFLWGRAELLRQMPPFLGGGEMIADVFFEHATYADIPHKFEAGTPAIAEAIALGAAVDYLSQWGMERIHAYEQELTAYLFERLQELPGVTVYGPKSGDRAALASFTVGEVHPHDLSTILDQSGIAIRAGHHCTQPLHRYLGVQSTARASLYFYNTRAEIDQFIAALGEAIAFFSDVFA
- a CDS encoding DUF4912 domain-containing protein codes for the protein MPKDRPPLEEMTLRQLRRVASELQVSRYSRMRKDQLLAAIREKQAQANGSTTTISVQPVPSNLESQEKVEAAKFDLGPAQEDVLLASVDEGLGDLPGGYGESRIVLMPRDPQWAYAYWDVPNEHREELRRQGGQQLALRLYDATNINLDSQIPHSVQEYPCDELAREWYLPIPVSDRDYVVEIGYRCADGRWLVLARSAPVHIPPTYPSDWVWDQFITVDWDMDLRGKTLFDLGAPLAGTAEPHPIYEGIFAMAEGAEAQRVAGSLFGSMHQVPGSISQLPEMAISSYVFPSGVGLWAVPTVSGLTMSGVGFSASAAPIRPRKFWLVADAELIVYGATEPDATVTIGGRPIKLNPDGTFRFQMSFQDGLIDFPILAVAADGEQNRAIHMKFTRETPERRTNTKEEAVLEWLA
- a CDS encoding alpha/beta fold hydrolase — its product is MTEASLSWQHQYLSVNQVRLHYVTQGSGDLVILLHGFPEFWYSWRFQIPVLARHFKVVVPDLRGYNDSEKPAHGYDLDTLSQDVTALIQELGYERAHIVGHDCGGLIAWHVAARFPQRVQHLAVLNTPHPYRVGLELWQQVEHFWRNWPLLACHIPGLAEYWLGHNLQSFLQDLFQRYSIRKAAFSAETVQLYQAALEKAGAIAAVLKSYRHLFSPQQWWHLLQQHTEAITSPTLILWGADDPLAQPSLANGIEAWIHAPWRLKYLPDCGHWAQQEVPGLVNRELLAFLRA
- a CDS encoding DUF1815 family protein — encoded protein: MFYRLAEQHRQFIRDLVLNLQALAIALENRGYMASCYTCGGELNSASFMVSLADNHLIRFLVSDYGITWTEMRDDRELMKLEGAEAINQLQELANLLKEVRIPTAV
- a CDS encoding NUDIX hydrolase, which encodes MPASPIVPVALAVLYQGDRVLMQLRDDYPHILYAGHWGLFGGHLEPEEAPLAGVQREVYEEIGYCPPHLTFFGEYGDPQVHRYIFTGPLTCALENLVLNEGQGMDLVPYDSVVAGVHYAQTLGEDRPLGAIHQRILLDFFARRESPV
- a CDS encoding metal ABC transporter ATP-binding protein, which translates into the protein MNEYLLEVANLSVRRGDRWVVENVSFTLAANTNMAIIGPNGAGKSSLIQAILGIIPYQQGRVTLLGYGMGYRRTLPYVRQQVAYLPQNFQCDPRIPITVAEFVGLGWGQPTWQWPWQHRQQRDRAILESLQRLHLEHLATQPMSSLSGGETKRALLAYCLVQPRRLLILDEAPAGLDLRGEQQFYDLLETLKVSEGWAILQISHHLERVRATCDQVLYLDRSVQGLGTPERVLQQFAA
- a CDS encoding metal ABC transporter substrate-binding protein, coding for MAIQAHLKRWGLLVTLGVFLGSCAPQAQSPQEQETSQAEAQFTIVTTFLPITAFTKAVAGDRATVEQLLPANIDPHDFQARPEDVRLLATARVLVKNGLEMETFLDKLIENAANPNLKIIDTSAGVATLASEKDDHDHHHDHVHDDHGHSHGEFNPHIWLDPQRAMQQVKNIRDGLIAVDPEGAAIYKQNSAAFIQELDALDALAREKLTPFAGKTFVVYHDVAPYFAESYNLKAIYLVGIPSVNPSPADVQRVMQAVQQSDLKTLLTEPGQEQVFDSLAQDLGVKVSVFDPLERAPTAADLTPTYFLQRMEQNIRNLAEAFGAQQQAYRRPDAIAVVGTWWMQVNRPLGAAL
- the rpsR gene encoding 30S ribosomal protein S18 translates to MAFYRRRISPIPPGQPIDYKDVDLLRRFITERGKILPRRVTGLTAKQQRQLAVAIKRARIMALLPFLNLEG
- the rpmG gene encoding 50S ribosomal protein L33; translated protein: MAKAKGARIIITLECTECRTNPAKRSPGVSRYTTTKNRRTTTGRLELKKFCPHCNKHTIHKEIK
- a CDS encoding RDD family protein, which gives rise to MALSRQYPPPLPLAQPWRRAIATSIDFILIWLTSVVGITPGAAIQWGQLFVFAIVWWLLRVAMVNRNKGQSPGHWLMNVRLLDQRQRTPDLLSLSKRELVIGVGALLTLAGWESYGPSMALIILALPLAVDCSLAWIDEEHRTLHDRLGGTKVYRCQRGFALDRKLIELVSKIRKDLP